One genomic window of Desulfurococcus mucosus DSM 2162 includes the following:
- a CDS encoding carbon starvation CstA family protein, giving the protein MDVIALEVILIVVAVYGVSYYLYGKKVLEARVVRADGRRLTPAVEKFDGVDYAPANKWVLFGHHFASIAGAGPIIGPATALAWGWGLPLVWVLFGNIFIGAVHDYLSLMASVRHGGLSVMSISEKTMGRKAKYIFLAYVWFALILVLAAFLSVASNTYIGTPEASTMTWIFMPLALFFGILVYRFGLSVWKATAVALILELIGFIYSLNHPLIADYGSWVAVLTIYSFLAAALPVWYLLQPRDYLNAYMLWAFVGTAVLGGLMVAGTPLNTKFLYINWAAPGSVVGAIGDAAKSNFAWFWPFVPLTIACGALSGFHSVVASGTSSKQLANELDALLVGYGGMLTEGAVSSLAVLLPAAIVFDLTAFQQTAGIPADTLLKLGINTTSTPTLLKLGAQPRFVTAYGLTQALAWSKLGADFASVYKVFKVFAATALTAFVVTTLDTANRLARFAWVEFFDWVKPKSPSLHKVLTNRWLASLIPVLAGYMLAIPQISDPLNPGKYIYAYQVVWPAFAGTNQLLAAIALLSVALWAWHEQKVRGGIAWLILIPAGFLWLTVTLALALWLYYVVPSLPPLYVTALGGIVAISLALDILLMVFFIRGLMKKT; this is encoded by the coding sequence ATGGATGTCATCGCGTTAGAGGTAATACTCATAGTTGTAGCCGTATACGGGGTCTCATACTATCTTTACGGTAAGAAAGTGTTGGAGGCCAGGGTTGTCCGTGCCGATGGAAGACGCCTAACCCCTGCCGTCGAAAAGTTCGATGGAGTAGACTATGCACCCGCCAATAAATGGGTGTTGTTCGGCCATCACTTCGCATCCATCGCAGGCGCAGGCCCGATAATAGGTCCTGCCACAGCACTAGCATGGGGATGGGGCCTTCCATTAGTATGGGTGTTGTTCGGCAACATATTCATAGGGGCTGTACACGACTACCTCTCGTTAATGGCGAGCGTGAGGCATGGAGGCTTATCCGTGATGTCCATAAGCGAGAAGACCATGGGTAGGAAGGCTAAGTACATATTCCTAGCATATGTGTGGTTCGCGTTAATCCTAGTGCTCGCCGCCTTCCTCAGCGTGGCATCCAACACCTACATAGGTACGCCTGAGGCCTCCACGATGACGTGGATCTTCATGCCTCTCGCACTGTTCTTCGGCATATTAGTATACAGGTTCGGGCTAAGCGTATGGAAGGCTACGGCAGTGGCCTTGATCCTCGAGTTAATAGGATTCATTTACTCGCTGAACCACCCGCTGATAGCAGACTACGGTAGTTGGGTTGCAGTGCTAACCATATACTCCTTCCTAGCCGCTGCACTACCAGTATGGTACCTCCTGCAGCCAAGGGATTACTTGAACGCCTACATGCTGTGGGCATTCGTGGGGACAGCTGTACTAGGAGGGTTGATGGTTGCCGGAACCCCCTTAAACACCAAGTTCCTCTACATAAACTGGGCGGCTCCAGGCAGCGTCGTCGGCGCTATTGGAGATGCCGCGAAGTCTAATTTCGCCTGGTTCTGGCCGTTCGTGCCGCTCACGATAGCGTGCGGCGCTCTCTCAGGCTTCCACTCGGTTGTAGCCTCCGGCACATCCTCGAAGCAGCTTGCAAACGAGCTGGACGCGCTCCTTGTAGGGTATGGAGGTATGCTTACAGAGGGCGCTGTCTCATCGCTCGCCGTACTCCTACCTGCCGCAATAGTCTTCGATCTCACCGCATTCCAGCAGACCGCTGGGATACCAGCTGACACCCTGTTGAAGCTCGGCATAAACACCACTAGTACACCCACGCTCCTTAAACTAGGTGCACAGCCCAGGTTCGTGACAGCCTATGGTCTCACCCAGGCCCTGGCGTGGAGCAAGCTTGGAGCAGACTTTGCAAGCGTCTACAAGGTTTTCAAGGTCTTCGCGGCCACGGCACTCACAGCATTCGTGGTCACAACTCTTGACACAGCTAATAGGCTGGCTAGATTCGCATGGGTCGAGTTCTTCGATTGGGTTAAACCGAAGAGTCCATCACTCCACAAGGTGTTAACCAACAGATGGCTCGCCTCGCTTATACCGGTACTGGCCGGCTACATGCTGGCTATCCCACAAATATCGGATCCCTTGAACCCCGGTAAATACATATATGCATACCAGGTTGTATGGCCAGCGTTCGCTGGCACAAACCAGCTTCTAGCGGCAATAGCATTGCTCTCCGTCGCACTCTGGGCCTGGCACGAGCAGAAGGTGCGTGGAGGAATAGCATGGCTGATACTGATACCAGCAGGCTTCCTCTGGCTCACCGTCACCCTAGCGCTAGCTCTCTGGCTATACTATGTCGTCCCCTCGCTGCCACCACTATATGTTACGGCACTGGGAGGAATAGTCGCGATATCCCTGGCATTAGACATATTATTGATGGTATTCTTCATACGTGGATTAATGAAGAAGACTTAA
- a CDS encoding ArsA family ATPase encodes MVVFTEYLGILGKPHTFIALGKGGVGKTTTAIALALELSRIGRTLLASFDPAKHLLKYLELPEAGRIHSRNPFHAYQFDLEQATGKLLKELRGNLESLAPSLKVLNAESVLKAARYTPGLEEDAIIRELSRLYGLTDYDYLVVDMPPTGLAIRVLMLPELYTSWLDGLIDVRSRILSLKYTIGRVRGIRQEVSDPVLNRLIELRNMYSGLYTNLKNPERTSFIIVANPEPLPLYEMKEITRALAESLDARPRLLVMNKVVNGMVRQAEYLEALRDYCEIPFPHACIPLLEKPPSTIRDVEALCEKVYDCCRVYGYSHQAGAPVLKD; translated from the coding sequence ATGGTAGTGTTCACAGAGTACCTGGGGATCCTGGGGAAGCCACATACCTTCATAGCGCTGGGGAAAGGAGGGGTCGGGAAGACAACCACTGCGATAGCACTGGCCCTGGAGCTCTCGAGGATTGGGAGAACCCTGCTAGCCAGCTTCGACCCAGCTAAACACCTATTGAAATATCTTGAGCTACCGGAGGCGGGGAGAATACATTCGAGGAACCCTTTCCACGCATATCAATTCGACCTCGAGCAGGCCACTGGGAAGCTATTGAAGGAGTTAAGAGGGAACCTGGAGAGCCTGGCCCCATCACTGAAGGTTCTGAACGCTGAGAGCGTGTTGAAGGCCGCGAGATACACTCCGGGACTTGAGGAGGATGCAATAATCCGCGAGCTCTCCAGGCTCTACGGGCTCACCGATTACGATTATCTCGTTGTAGACATGCCTCCTACGGGGCTAGCCATACGCGTTCTCATGCTTCCCGAGCTCTACACCTCATGGCTCGACGGCCTGATAGATGTGCGTTCAAGGATCCTATCATTGAAATACACCATTGGAAGAGTCAGGGGGATTAGGCAAGAGGTAAGCGACCCCGTGTTGAATAGGCTCATAGAGCTCAGGAACATGTATTCAGGCCTCTACACTAACCTGAAGAACCCGGAGAGGACGAGCTTCATAATAGTCGCAAACCCGGAGCCGCTTCCCCTCTACGAGATGAAGGAGATCACCAGGGCTCTCGCAGAATCCCTCGATGCGAGACCAAGGCTGCTCGTCATGAATAAGGTGGTTAACGGCATGGTGCGTCAAGCAGAGTACTTAGAGGCCCTTAGGGATTACTGTGAGATACCGTTTCCACACGCATGCATACCCCTCCTAGAGAAACCTCCCTCAACCATCAGAGATGTTGAAGCACTCTGTGAAAAAGTCTACGACTGCTGCAGGGTCTATGGGTACTCTCATCAAGCCGGTGCTCCAGTGTTAAAGGATTAG
- the glp gene encoding gephyrin-like molybdotransferase Glp, translating to MTSRRLSTLISVDDAVALLADVFKRTMELEVVEERVLNALGRIAASDVTAGVDVPPFNRSAVDGYAVYAGDVVNASIYSPVELALKGVVSPSDKPPSECLERGEAVRVHTGSPIPCGADAVVMDEDVEASGSRVTVFKPVSPGQNVSRRGEDFSSGEVIVAKGTLLGPLHVAALSSIGVDKVWVYRRIKVGVLTTGSEVCEPGVDSECPTIVYNSSARLIAALLRSTGFIDVRYYGVFPDDPAVIGDAVVEAVSENDLVVTTGGTGVSEGDVLIDALAGVGRTVFRGVRMRPGRPTTLTLVEGKPVLNLSGYPVAAWTGYEAILMPAFKKWLGLGNLERPVVYARLARRTPNTVGYRSYIRVSLRDAGDMLVAEPYMLRGSGVLSSLLKSQGYIVIPENVEGFEKGDLVRVHLF from the coding sequence TTGACCAGTAGAAGGCTCTCCACGCTCATAAGCGTTGATGATGCGGTTGCACTGCTGGCAGACGTCTTCAAGAGGACGATGGAACTGGAGGTTGTCGAGGAAAGAGTTCTCAACGCGTTGGGCAGGATAGCGGCGAGTGATGTCACTGCTGGTGTTGATGTCCCGCCATTCAATAGAAGTGCTGTAGACGGCTACGCAGTCTACGCGGGCGACGTCGTCAACGCCTCAATATACAGTCCCGTCGAGCTCGCGTTGAAAGGCGTGGTTTCACCAAGCGATAAGCCGCCTAGCGAATGCCTTGAGCGGGGTGAGGCCGTGAGGGTTCACACAGGCTCCCCTATCCCGTGCGGAGCAGATGCCGTCGTCATGGATGAAGACGTTGAAGCCAGTGGTAGCAGGGTTACGGTTTTCAAGCCGGTGTCACCCGGCCAGAACGTGTCCAGGAGGGGCGAGGACTTTTCAAGCGGGGAGGTGATCGTAGCCAAGGGGACCCTGCTGGGACCCCTGCATGTAGCAGCCCTATCCAGCATAGGTGTCGACAAAGTATGGGTCTACAGGAGGATCAAGGTGGGTGTTTTAACGACGGGGAGCGAGGTGTGTGAGCCCGGTGTCGACTCAGAGTGCCCCACCATTGTATACAACTCTTCGGCGAGACTCATCGCAGCCCTCCTCCGGAGCACAGGGTTCATTGATGTAAGATACTATGGTGTGTTCCCAGATGACCCAGCCGTAATAGGGGATGCTGTGGTTGAAGCGGTTTCCGAGAACGATCTCGTGGTCACAACTGGTGGAACAGGCGTCAGCGAGGGCGACGTATTGATAGATGCCTTGGCAGGCGTAGGTAGAACTGTCTTTCGCGGTGTCAGGATGAGGCCGGGGAGGCCAACCACTCTCACATTGGTTGAAGGCAAGCCGGTGCTCAACCTCTCCGGGTACCCTGTCGCGGCATGGACCGGGTATGAGGCAATACTGATGCCTGCTTTCAAAAAATGGCTTGGGCTAGGCAACCTCGAGAGGCCCGTGGTATATGCAAGGCTTGCCCGTAGAACACCTAACACTGTTGGCTACAGGAGCTATATAAGGGTATCGCTGAGAGACGCCGGCGACATGCTTGTCGCAGAACCCTACATGCTGAGGGGGAGCGGCGTGTTGTCAAGCCTCCTCAAAAGCCAAGGCTACATAGTGATACCGGAGAACGTTGAAGGCTTCGAGAAGGGGGACCTGGTGAGGGTCCACCTCTTCTAA
- a CDS encoding DMT family transporter: MPMLTKHIFLLPVVWVAISSASILVRLSGVPGEVCAFWRMFFSSLLLLPLWLHRGKGFKWYHVASGLALALHFILWMKSLFMVSVYTSTLLVVLYPLYSLIIDVLIHGYRPSMPQVLGFTAAVASLTVYTGVNNLVYQPGAILSLMAGLLVALYFEIGRYARGAVGESLSGYVFPTYASAAFFTLMYNMVSGVSIFPVNPLSYLYFALMALIPMMLGHTLMNYLLKHYPAYLVTSISLGEPFGAGLLAYFILGEGMALPSILTGVATVLSIVAVIYGYGNSVPD; the protein is encoded by the coding sequence ATGCCTATGCTCACCAAGCACATCTTCCTGCTTCCAGTGGTATGGGTGGCAATAAGCTCGGCAAGCATACTGGTACGCTTATCTGGTGTACCCGGCGAGGTATGCGCGTTCTGGAGGATGTTTTTCTCATCTCTCCTACTCCTACCCCTATGGCTACACAGGGGGAAGGGATTTAAATGGTACCATGTAGCCTCCGGCTTAGCCCTCGCCTTGCACTTCATCCTATGGATGAAGAGCCTCTTCATGGTCTCCGTTTACACTAGTACACTGCTCGTCGTGCTCTACCCGCTTTACTCACTCATCATAGATGTATTAATCCACGGGTACAGGCCCTCCATGCCCCAGGTCCTCGGGTTCACTGCCGCAGTTGCATCGCTCACAGTATACACAGGCGTGAACAACCTGGTGTATCAGCCTGGTGCGATTCTCTCACTCATGGCCGGATTACTCGTGGCCCTTTACTTCGAGATAGGGAGGTATGCGCGTGGAGCAGTGGGTGAGTCGCTTTCCGGCTACGTGTTCCCAACATATGCTTCAGCAGCCTTCTTCACACTAATGTATAATATGGTTTCCGGTGTAAGCATTTTCCCAGTTAACCCTTTATCATACCTCTACTTCGCTTTAATGGCCCTTATACCCATGATGCTCGGACACACATTGATGAATTACTTGTTGAAGCACTACCCAGCATACCTAGTAACCTCGATATCCCTTGGAGAACCATTTGGGGCTGGATTACTCGCATACTTCATACTCGGGGAGGGGATGGCTTTGCCCAGCATCCTCACCGGTGTTGCCACGGTGCTCTCCATTGTAGCAGTAATATACGGGTACGGGAATAGTGTCCCAGATTAG
- the argS gene encoding arginine--tRNA ligase — protein sequence MTGLQECITRGLLKALRDVTGIDESLIEGYIRDGKIRVAPTPDPRMGDYGVALHAVLKNYPREKWGEIGESIAGKLVEYSAAECRVKRALFINGYVNVEVDYSSIFKSFMESLLTGKLLEDLRSIGTGRSVVVEHTSANPVHPLHIGSGRNSVIGDTYSRLLKYLGFNVSRLFYVNDLGRQVAVLAYGVRKLRSQGVTPRPGMKIDHWYGVVYALTNILIEEDKLAHELDGLSRELARLVEELEEASRRLIMDKGVTGLERFHSRIASIRGMLSLKHDTVKLLRELYKEIKGLETAGGDAAAYLSEYRGRLRELASKYRELYKEYTGYVKAKSALCREYWEVCRGLASGFNGYEAAEDEIADIMRRAEGGDPETRRLLREVSGEVLKGFLETLSKINVSFDGFDYESSDEVLELSRKVVDRVIESGYARVVDGAVEVDLNKAGEDHEYVKNLFHPDQPGRFIIRRSDGTTLYVTRDIAYTLMKFTRHRAEKVYNVIAVEQSRAQKQLKAVLYLLGYRREADNLVHFSYEMVHLKGMRMSGRRGIYYTVDELLMDMENSIIGKHLEETGGFKREATGDYMELRSVAGILAVNNTRALLLSVEPGKVLSFDPGRIGVFEHGITVTYGLVRAQSILRRLWGVEPLDDASIVKTRGLDTLSSLKQEELGFNVEEKQLLEALVGYPMVLREAYEYMRPDRLLEYASGLSLAFNRMYEKHRVINEPDPVRKNIRVLLTIAVLLVLSDLADIMGFHKPRRL from the coding sequence ATGACGGGGCTCCAGGAGTGTATTACACGGGGATTACTGAAAGCCCTGAGGGATGTGACAGGTATTGATGAATCACTCATCGAGGGATACATCAGGGATGGCAAGATAAGGGTTGCACCGACACCTGATCCGAGGATGGGTGACTACGGTGTCGCACTCCACGCGGTTTTAAAGAACTATCCCCGGGAGAAATGGGGGGAGATCGGGGAGTCTATTGCCGGGAAGCTGGTTGAGTATTCCGCGGCAGAGTGCAGGGTTAAGAGGGCTCTATTCATCAACGGCTATGTGAATGTCGAAGTCGACTACTCCTCGATCTTCAAGTCCTTCATGGAGTCGCTTCTAACCGGTAAGCTACTGGAGGATTTGAGAAGTATCGGGACTGGTAGAAGCGTTGTCGTAGAGCACACAAGTGCTAACCCTGTGCACCCTCTTCACATAGGTAGCGGTAGGAACAGCGTGATCGGCGACACGTATTCAAGGCTACTCAAATACCTCGGCTTCAACGTGTCAAGACTATTCTATGTTAACGACCTGGGACGCCAGGTCGCAGTGCTAGCATACGGTGTCAGGAAGCTTAGGTCACAGGGGGTGACGCCGAGGCCAGGGATGAAGATTGACCACTGGTACGGCGTCGTCTACGCTCTCACAAACATATTGATCGAGGAGGATAAGCTCGCCCATGAATTAGACGGTCTCTCCAGGGAGCTGGCGAGACTAGTAGAGGAGCTGGAGGAGGCTTCCAGGAGGCTGATAATGGATAAGGGTGTGACTGGGCTCGAGAGATTCCACTCGAGGATCGCGTCTATACGGGGCATGCTGAGCCTTAAACATGACACGGTGAAACTGCTGAGAGAGCTCTACAAGGAGATAAAGGGGTTGGAGACAGCTGGAGGAGACGCGGCAGCCTACCTTAGTGAATACCGTGGGAGACTCCGCGAGCTCGCCTCGAAGTATAGGGAGCTCTACAAGGAGTACACCGGGTATGTGAAAGCAAAGAGTGCTCTCTGCAGGGAGTACTGGGAGGTGTGCAGAGGGCTGGCCAGCGGGTTCAACGGGTATGAGGCAGCTGAAGATGAGATAGCCGACATCATGAGGAGGGCTGAGGGAGGCGACCCGGAGACCAGGCGCCTGCTCAGGGAGGTGTCGGGGGAGGTGTTAAAGGGCTTTCTCGAAACCCTCAGCAAGATCAACGTGTCATTCGACGGATTCGACTATGAGTCAAGTGATGAAGTGCTAGAGCTCTCGAGGAAGGTGGTTGACAGAGTCATCGAGTCAGGGTATGCTAGAGTGGTTGATGGAGCGGTTGAAGTAGACCTCAATAAAGCCGGCGAGGACCACGAGTATGTTAAGAACCTCTTCCACCCGGATCAACCGGGTAGGTTCATAATCAGGAGGAGTGATGGGACCACACTATACGTGACGAGGGACATAGCCTACACGTTGATGAAGTTTACAAGGCACAGGGCTGAAAAAGTATACAATGTGATAGCGGTGGAGCAGTCGAGGGCGCAGAAGCAGCTGAAGGCGGTTCTATACCTGCTAGGCTACAGGAGGGAAGCAGACAACCTAGTCCACTTCTCATATGAAATGGTGCATTTGAAAGGCATGAGAATGAGCGGTAGGCGCGGCATCTACTACACTGTCGACGAGCTGTTAATGGACATGGAGAACTCTATAATCGGGAAGCATCTTGAGGAAACCGGGGGCTTTAAGCGTGAGGCCACGGGGGATTACATGGAGTTAAGGAGTGTAGCCGGGATCCTCGCGGTCAACAATACGAGGGCCCTCCTCCTATCGGTTGAACCCGGCAAGGTTCTCTCATTCGACCCTGGGAGGATAGGGGTGTTCGAGCACGGGATCACGGTTACATACGGGTTGGTTAGGGCGCAGAGCATACTGAGGAGGCTCTGGGGGGTAGAGCCCCTTGATGACGCTAGCATTGTGAAGACCAGGGGTCTCGACACATTGTCATCGCTCAAGCAAGAGGAGCTGGGCTTCAACGTTGAAGAGAAGCAGTTGCTGGAGGCCCTAGTGGGCTACCCAATGGTTTTAAGAGAGGCCTACGAGTACATGAGGCCGGATAGACTACTAGAGTACGCCTCAGGGCTTTCCCTCGCGTTCAACAGGATGTATGAGAAGCACCGGGTCATCAATGAACCGGATCCAGTGAGGAAGAATATTAGGGTACTGTTAACCATAGCAGTGCTACTGGTGCTATCGGATCTAGCCGACATAATGGGGTTCCATAAGCCTAGGAGGCTGTAG
- a CDS encoding aldehyde ferredoxin oxidoreductase N-terminal domain-containing protein yields the protein MEKRRYRALFIDASSRRHWVEEYDLSEIYSPISLGLKLHMEIYKSWSKPVYHPDNVLVLGAGLFAGSKMYGTHRFIAVFRSPLTRGLHVSEMGGAAFQFRVNADALVVLGRSEVPLIVKVYDKGDGEPVVEFHEIPDDTLEGVWRGYKGYRGIYALQQYLSDSFTGFYEEFNGRSILVGPASKYTNIGALASITLSKGRMDLGSEDFAARAGGGSVLYRAHGVAAIIYGGRYDRSVKVPVELNDVRELDKLFMEITRQPYTQSVINAGVKYRYDPKLNTGGTLGGNYPHLKVTTPVFNWNMIYLPKAVRERLHELIMKHIWEPFNKEAIESRSWKTCGEPCPLACKKVRLGKYKSDYEPYNGLGPFIGVMDIHDAEKVVELADAYGFDAIELGQIVGFIFEALYKGLLKPEEVGLPGKPFFDPAAYTMEHSRVNAELATRIVEQLAFGTNPVLRLIGEKGLRAAAKVLDILYRERVVEKKTWFSDIPVYAAFGEEGHITPNFYWTPGLIAPLAVLGKYWTVYSGVFMEPEDFASKSVERAIYEALISDAGLCRFHRGWAEKAVPILLEKFYGVEKPLEKTRELYKRIAEYQKLAGALPVFWESGKTVDFMALAAEEYGSPEWVAKFKADKKAAAREWWERFYRRVEELVGLGAR from the coding sequence ATGGAGAAGCGCAGGTATAGGGCATTGTTCATTGATGCTTCAAGCAGAAGGCACTGGGTTGAGGAGTATGATTTAAGCGAGATCTACTCGCCTATCTCACTAGGACTGAAGCTCCACATGGAGATATACAAGTCGTGGAGTAAACCAGTTTACCACCCTGACAACGTGCTCGTACTAGGGGCAGGGTTGTTCGCAGGGTCGAAGATGTATGGTACCCATAGGTTCATCGCAGTGTTCAGGAGCCCGCTTACCAGGGGGCTCCACGTCTCCGAGATGGGTGGGGCTGCATTCCAGTTCAGGGTCAACGCTGACGCGCTAGTCGTCTTAGGCAGGTCTGAGGTGCCGTTAATAGTTAAAGTATATGATAAAGGCGACGGAGAACCCGTTGTAGAGTTCCACGAGATACCGGATGACACACTGGAGGGAGTATGGAGGGGCTACAAGGGGTACAGGGGCATCTACGCGTTACAGCAGTATCTAAGCGATAGCTTCACAGGGTTCTACGAGGAGTTCAACGGGAGATCCATACTTGTTGGGCCGGCCTCCAAGTACACGAATATAGGTGCACTGGCATCTATAACCCTGAGTAAGGGGAGGATGGATCTCGGGAGCGAGGACTTCGCGGCTAGGGCTGGCGGTGGCAGCGTACTCTACAGGGCGCACGGTGTTGCAGCCATAATATATGGAGGCAGATACGATAGGAGCGTTAAAGTACCCGTGGAGCTCAACGATGTAAGGGAGCTCGACAAGCTATTCATGGAGATAACGAGGCAACCCTACACTCAATCAGTGATCAATGCAGGCGTGAAGTACAGGTATGACCCGAAGCTGAACACCGGTGGAACACTCGGCGGCAACTACCCACACCTAAAGGTTACGACGCCGGTCTTCAACTGGAACATGATCTACCTGCCTAAAGCCGTTAGGGAGAGACTCCACGAGCTGATAATGAAGCACATTTGGGAGCCCTTCAACAAGGAGGCCATTGAGTCGAGGAGCTGGAAGACATGCGGGGAGCCATGTCCCCTTGCATGCAAGAAGGTGAGGCTGGGCAAGTATAAGAGCGACTACGAGCCCTACAACGGCCTAGGCCCCTTCATAGGCGTCATGGATATACATGACGCTGAGAAAGTAGTCGAGCTCGCCGACGCCTACGGCTTCGACGCCATAGAGCTGGGGCAGATAGTGGGCTTCATATTCGAGGCCCTCTACAAGGGATTGTTGAAGCCGGAGGAGGTTGGACTACCGGGTAAACCCTTCTTCGACCCAGCAGCCTACACCATGGAACACTCCCGGGTGAACGCTGAGCTAGCTACTAGAATAGTTGAACAGCTCGCCTTCGGCACGAACCCGGTGCTCCGCTTAATAGGTGAGAAAGGGCTGAGGGCGGCCGCCAAGGTTCTCGACATATTATACCGGGAGAGAGTCGTCGAGAAGAAGACATGGTTCAGCGATATACCGGTCTACGCTGCCTTCGGTGAGGAAGGCCATATAACACCCAACTTCTACTGGACGCCAGGGCTAATAGCCCCCCTGGCTGTCCTAGGGAAATACTGGACTGTCTACAGCGGCGTCTTCATGGAGCCAGAGGACTTTGCCTCCAAGTCTGTTGAGAGGGCTATATATGAGGCACTGATATCCGACGCCGGGCTCTGCAGGTTCCACAGAGGCTGGGCTGAGAAAGCAGTACCAATACTCCTCGAGAAATTCTACGGTGTCGAGAAACCCCTTGAGAAGACACGTGAACTCTACAAGAGGATAGCAGAGTATCAGAAGCTCGCGGGTGCACTCCCAGTGTTCTGGGAGTCGGGTAAGACAGTAGACTTCATGGCTCTGGCAGCCGAGGAGTACGGTAGCCCTGAATGGGTTGCCAAGTTCAAGGCAGATAAGAAGGCGGCGGCAAGGGAGTGGTGGGAGCGCTTCTATAGGAGGGTTGAGGAGCTAGTAGGGCTTGGAGCCCGCTGA
- a CDS encoding PadR family transcriptional regulator: MRRIRHKGKYIELLILDMARENGFHGYYLLKKIREETGLPVNPGLIYPLLRGMVRKGLLKAEESFEKGRRRVLFRITEEGRRYLDENKQDLEEARRYLERLRLARETGLIRLLATLGNLFERLDRLTSSQLDTVKKLVEDLEQRLRGIGGVS; encoded by the coding sequence TTGCGCAGGATAAGGCATAAGGGGAAATACATAGAGCTACTGATACTTGACATGGCGCGTGAAAACGGTTTCCACGGATACTACTTGTTGAAGAAGATACGTGAGGAAACCGGACTACCCGTGAACCCCGGGTTGATCTACCCGTTGCTGAGAGGGATGGTTAGGAAAGGACTGTTGAAGGCCGAGGAGAGCTTTGAGAAGGGGAGACGCAGGGTTCTCTTCAGGATAACTGAGGAGGGGAGGAGATACCTGGATGAAAACAAGCAGGATTTAGAGGAGGCCAGGAGGTATCTTGAGAGGCTGCGGTTAGCCAGGGAAACCGGGTTGATTAGACTGTTGGCCACTCTGGGGAACCTGTTTGAGAGGTTGGATAGACTCACATCGAGCCAGCTTGACACTGTTAAGAAGCTAGTGGAAGACCTCGAGCAGAGGCTTAGAGGCATAGGTGGTGTCTCTTAA
- a CDS encoding ABC transporter ATP-binding protein — MSEVIRLENIWKIYRVGDVETKALRGVTLTVNRGDLVAIMGPSGSGKSTLLNMLGLLDKPTSGKIFIEGRDVTALSSNEVADVRNRKIGFVFQQFNLVNRLTVLENIELPLIPRGIPRAIRVRRVVEALRMAGGDESWLPKRPNQLSGGQQQRVAIARAIVGEPEIILADEPTGNLDRASAKLVMETFIKLNNAGLTTIIVTHDPEIANCTRKILLLRDGVIKSVEDPNPEKCILRTM; from the coding sequence GTGAGCGAGGTAATAAGGCTTGAAAACATCTGGAAGATCTACAGGGTTGGAGACGTTGAGACAAAGGCGTTGAGGGGCGTCACACTCACCGTTAACAGGGGGGACCTCGTAGCCATAATGGGTCCAAGTGGCTCCGGGAAATCCACCCTCCTCAACATGCTTGGACTGCTCGACAAGCCCACTTCAGGCAAGATATTTATCGAGGGAAGGGATGTAACAGCGTTAAGCAGCAATGAGGTAGCCGATGTAAGGAACAGGAAGATAGGCTTCGTCTTCCAGCAGTTCAACCTGGTGAACAGGTTAACAGTCCTAGAGAACATAGAGCTACCCCTCATACCAAGAGGGATACCAAGGGCTATCCGGGTTAGAAGAGTAGTGGAAGCACTCAGGATGGCTGGCGGCGACGAGTCATGGCTGCCTAAACGACCCAACCAGTTGAGCGGTGGCCAGCAGCAGAGGGTGGCCATAGCAAGGGCTATAGTGGGTGAACCCGAGATCATTCTAGCTGATGAGCCGACGGGGAACCTTGACAGGGCATCCGCTAAACTAGTGATGGAGACCTTCATAAAGTTGAACAATGCAGGGTTGACAACCATAATAGTTACACACGACCCCGAGATAGCTAACTGCACCAGGAAGATACTGTTACTGAGGGATGGAGTCATTAAATCCGTCGAGGACCCGAACCCTGAGAAATGTATTTTAAGAACAATGTGA